One segment of Fibrobacter sp. UWB11 DNA contains the following:
- a CDS encoding TIGR02147 family protein, translated as MRPIVEYSDFRMYMRDFYEERKRCSAFSWREFSKITGFSSPSYMKVVCDGKSKLSRIGVERTGFAMGLVGFEMDYFRAMVEFGQAETEEKKKAAYESMLAIAKVHKVRVLEGDLFKYYDSWCNPVLRELAPIMPGATPGEMAKMCYPEISALEVKESLDFLGKAGLLKKESGNFVQSEVSVKGTPDATRLALRGMHRQMSKLATPALDLPKEERNFSGVTMGISRQTYEQIVKELDDFRHKIISIAAEDKNIEQVYRLNLQLFPLTKNVKENGNEQV; from the coding sequence ATGAGACCGATTGTCGAATATTCCGATTTCCGCATGTACATGCGAGACTTTTATGAAGAGCGCAAGCGCTGTTCCGCTTTTTCGTGGCGTGAGTTCTCGAAAATTACGGGATTTAGCTCACCCTCATATATGAAGGTCGTGTGTGACGGAAAAAGCAAGCTCAGCCGTATAGGTGTTGAACGCACTGGCTTTGCAATGGGACTTGTCGGATTTGAAATGGATTATTTCCGTGCGATGGTCGAATTCGGTCAGGCAGAAACCGAAGAAAAAAAGAAAGCCGCTTACGAGAGCATGCTTGCAATTGCGAAGGTCCACAAGGTTCGTGTTCTCGAAGGTGATTTGTTCAAGTATTACGATTCCTGGTGCAATCCTGTGCTCAGGGAACTTGCTCCGATTATGCCGGGCGCCACTCCTGGTGAAATGGCTAAGATGTGCTATCCCGAGATTTCGGCGCTCGAAGTGAAGGAGTCGCTTGACTTCTTGGGAAAGGCTGGGCTTTTAAAGAAGGAATCTGGAAATTTTGTACAGTCCGAAGTGTCCGTGAAAGGGACGCCCGATGCGACTCGCCTTGCCTTGCGCGGTATGCACCGCCAAATGTCCAAGCTTGCGACTCCGGCGTTGGATCTCCCTAAAGAAGAACGCAATTTTAGTGGCGTTACAATGGGCATTTCACGACAAACGTACGAACAGATTGTGAAAGAACTCGATGATTTTCGCCATAAGATTATTTCCATTGCTGCTGAAGATAAGAATATTGAACAAGTTTATAGATTGAATTTGCAGTTATTCCCGTTGACCAAGAATGTTAAGGAGAATGGCAATGAACAAGTTTAA